A region of Lichenibacterium dinghuense DNA encodes the following proteins:
- the bcsB gene encoding cellulose biosynthesis cyclic di-GMP-binding regulatory protein BcsB: MSTDRTLPALLLALAAAVQPALAAAEDGPRSPEAPPARAAARPPAARAVAGLPAAALPPAVPPEAAPAAPGPLARAETRRESFTLRQLGALGPLALRGTSELGGVQFGVRADEVVTAASLDLSGAMSPALIPELSNVTVTLNEQYVGTIPVTKDQPRFDHVVMDASPLFFGPDNRLNFRFSGRYTPKCNDMLSGLLWSTIADTSTLTLTLVRLPPRHDLAELPSPFFDAHEKRPLVLPFVLPAAPGAGALAAAGIVSSWFGQLADFRGASFPVAGDGPRTGNAVVLATPEAMPPGLAMPPIAGPTVEVVANPDDPSGSLLVVAGRTEAELVGAAQALALGSRALGGSSAAVAPPSIAGRAPYDAPAWIATDRPVKFGELVNAADLEGVGYVPGTVHVPFRTAPDLATWRDRAFPVDVVYRAPGGPVVDVAASRLDVALNDRYLGSAPLAGDAGLARTLWPGSAAADAAHHRLDLPPYAVFGRNDLSFAFDARPLDRGECVAVPNDLRMAVSPDSTIDLSRAYHVATLPNLQFFVNSAFPFSRMADLGETAVVLPRRPAPAEVESFLDLMGRVGSLTGTPAARVSVAFPDELGRVSDRDLLLIGGLDRLGEAAKLLDGSALGLDRGTLSVHLNRSLPGLGRLFGDRSGDDRRDAEAQIRAAASGSLAALVGAQSPLAAGRSLVALVAERPEGLTDIVASLGDAQQAAAVQGDLSLRSGGVTTSYRVGPTYRVGNLPFWLYPAWALGGSPLGVLGLVLLAALLLSVAAFRLLRRRAGTRAG, encoded by the coding sequence ATGAGCACCGACCGCACGCTCCCCGCGCTCCTGCTGGCCCTCGCCGCCGCCGTGCAGCCCGCCCTCGCCGCGGCCGAGGACGGGCCGCGGTCCCCCGAAGCCCCGCCGGCGCGCGCCGCGGCCCGCCCACCGGCGGCGCGGGCCGTCGCGGGCCTGCCCGCCGCCGCGCTGCCGCCGGCCGTGCCGCCCGAGGCCGCCCCGGCGGCGCCCGGCCCGCTGGCGCGCGCCGAAACCCGCCGGGAAAGCTTCACCCTCCGGCAGCTCGGGGCGCTGGGCCCGCTGGCGCTGCGCGGCACCAGCGAACTGGGCGGCGTGCAGTTCGGCGTCCGCGCCGACGAGGTGGTCACCGCCGCCAGCCTCGACCTGTCCGGCGCCATGTCGCCCGCGCTCATCCCGGAGCTCAGCAACGTCACCGTCACGCTGAACGAGCAATACGTCGGCACGATCCCCGTGACCAAGGACCAGCCGCGGTTCGACCACGTCGTGATGGACGCGAGCCCCCTGTTCTTCGGGCCCGACAACCGGCTGAACTTCCGCTTCTCCGGGCGCTACACGCCGAAGTGCAACGACATGCTCAGCGGGCTGCTGTGGTCGACGATCGCCGACACGAGCACGCTGACCCTGACGCTGGTGCGCCTGCCGCCCCGGCACGACCTCGCGGAGCTTCCCTCGCCCTTCTTCGACGCGCACGAGAAGCGGCCGCTCGTGCTGCCCTTCGTGCTCCCGGCCGCGCCCGGCGCGGGCGCGCTCGCGGCCGCCGGCATCGTGTCGTCCTGGTTCGGCCAGCTCGCCGACTTCCGCGGGGCCAGCTTCCCCGTGGCCGGCGACGGCCCGCGCACCGGCAACGCCGTGGTGCTCGCGACCCCGGAGGCGATGCCGCCCGGGTTGGCGATGCCGCCGATCGCGGGGCCGACGGTCGAGGTCGTGGCCAATCCCGACGACCCTTCGGGCTCGCTGCTCGTCGTCGCGGGCCGCACGGAGGCCGAGCTCGTGGGCGCCGCGCAGGCCCTGGCGCTCGGCAGCCGCGCGCTCGGCGGCAGCAGCGCCGCCGTCGCGCCGCCCTCCATCGCGGGGCGCGCACCCTACGACGCGCCGGCCTGGATCGCCACGGACCGGCCGGTGAAGTTCGGCGAGCTGGTGAACGCCGCGGACCTCGAAGGCGTCGGCTACGTGCCGGGCACGGTGCACGTGCCGTTCCGCACGGCGCCCGACCTCGCCACCTGGCGGGACCGCGCCTTCCCGGTCGACGTGGTGTACCGCGCCCCCGGCGGGCCCGTGGTGGACGTCGCCGCCTCGCGCCTCGACGTGGCCCTCAACGACCGCTACCTCGGCTCCGCGCCCCTCGCCGGGGACGCCGGCCTGGCCCGCACCCTGTGGCCCGGTTCGGCCGCGGCCGACGCCGCGCACCACAGGCTCGACCTGCCGCCCTACGCGGTGTTCGGCCGGAACGACCTCAGCTTCGCCTTCGACGCCCGCCCGCTCGACCGCGGGGAATGCGTCGCCGTGCCGAACGACCTGCGCATGGCGGTGAGCCCCGACAGCACGATCGACCTCAGCCGCGCCTACCACGTGGCGACGCTCCCGAACCTGCAGTTCTTCGTCAACAGCGCCTTCCCGTTCAGCCGCATGGCCGACCTCGGCGAGACCGCGGTGGTGCTGCCGCGCCGGCCGGCGCCGGCCGAGGTCGAGAGCTTTCTCGACCTCATGGGGCGGGTCGGCTCGCTCACCGGCACGCCGGCGGCGCGCGTCTCCGTCGCCTTCCCCGACGAGCTCGGGCGCGTCTCCGACCGCGACCTGCTGCTGATCGGCGGGCTCGACCGCCTCGGCGAGGCGGCGAAGCTCCTCGACGGGAGCGCGCTCGGCCTCGACCGCGGCACCCTGTCGGTGCACCTGAACCGGTCGCTGCCGGGTCTCGGGCGCCTGTTCGGCGACCGGAGCGGGGACGACCGCCGGGACGCCGAGGCGCAGATCAGGGCCGCGGCGTCGGGCTCGCTGGCGGCGCTGGTCGGGGCGCAGAGCCCCCTCGCCGCGGGGCGCAGCCTCGTCGCCCTGGTGGCCGAGCGCCCCGAGGGCCTCACCGACATCGTGGCCAGCCTGGGGGACGCGCAGCAGGCCGCCGCGGTCCAGGGCGACCTGTCGCTCCGCTCCGGCGGGGTCACGACGAGCTACCGCGTCGGCCCGACCTACCGCGTGGGGAACCTGCCGTTCTGGCTCTACCCCGCCTGGGCGCTGGGCGGCTCGCCCCTCGGCGTGCTGGGCCTCGTGCTCCTCGCCGCCCTGCTGCTGTCCGTCGCCGCCTTCCGCCTGCTGCGCCGGCGGGCCGGCACCCGGGCGGGCTGA
- a CDS encoding cellulose synthase subunit BcsC-related outer membrane protein — protein sequence MIPLRPSGWRAVLVASAAVPQLVAGPQAASAAVEGASRPAILTPAGASPAEATAAPDAAGAPLPGAAPADLLAMLLGQASFWRGRHEGARALDSLRRALQIAPDDADALLMTVRVAAEAGARPEAEAALARLRAAHPGDPRVASAEAALRAKPPEAAALAEARGAAGAGKLADAVARYRAAFGGGEPPPGLAIEYYETLGGTSGGFDEARDGLRRAVAAEPRDLAAQLAYARLLTYRELSRTDGIARLAALSRDPAVAAEAGGALRQALFWLPDEPASAPLIAPYAALHPEDAEVAAKLEAARHPVVTPLDEAGHARNAAFDALKGRRLAEAERDFGKALAMNDKDADAAAGLGLVRLRQGRVAEGRALLKRALALGPSEAEGIAAALRGTEAGTGKGGGDPAAARAVRARYAAVARLTRGGRYAEAEALLKSLSGPRPSAAAQGQLGDIQARAGELKAAEASFRRALAGQPNASALLIGLAGVLLRAGRDAEAEALYARVGDAAGRRAVGRARAERLREEARGVADPVAKAGLYRSAVAADPANPWLRLEMARALAAQGRAEDAGRVMAGIGDGSDPDGVEAAFYFASDAGDLARAAALAARLPAARRTPAILAVEARFAARGEIARATRGLGRAEARAALLALAARPDPTGERVVAVAAALMDRDDKPGARDAVATALAAAPGAGEAGRRLAYAGALLAAGYGGDAAALVGSLDAARLPPGERDALGRLRDGVAAAEADALLADGRDADAYDRLAPRLALRPDAPAPNLALARLYGRRGDVARAAAITAALLDRDPADLDVRRADVAALIDAGDLDGAAAVAAEGVRRAPRDPRAYLASADAAEARDEGTRALADLREARALRAGSAAATDGARAAGPAPLASAAAPGPNPFREGGAGAPPATPGVLGEAGVDGLPSGALDRSIDRDIASLRDRVAPAVQTGLALLGRSGEGGLSRLGVASAPVEASVAPGGVGLLRAAVTPTVADGGTAGGGASGALSRFGTAPLAGAAGPAAAGAQRAAGTALGLSYSYRFLTADVGATPLGFRESNVVGGLELAPQIGRDLRLRFTGDRRAIVNSVLSYAGARDPGTGLTWGGVVANRGVAQLEWAPGRWFFYGGAGGGVVTGHHVEDNPFVQAQLGGSYGVIAGEARELQVGVSLPFYDYGRNDNLFTYGHGGYFSPQHYVAAQIPVTWRDRPTDRLSYKVEASLGLQSFGQKGAPVFPDDPLLQARLDRVAAGDPSVAARTAGSHEFGPAGGIAGEVAYRLGDALRLSARAAFQRAGDYTEGSALVSARYSFDEAR from the coding sequence ATGATCCCGCTGCGGCCTTCCGGCTGGCGGGCTGTGCTGGTGGCCTCCGCGGCCGTGCCGCAGCTCGTCGCCGGACCGCAGGCGGCCTCCGCCGCGGTCGAGGGCGCGTCGCGGCCGGCGATCCTCACGCCCGCCGGAGCCTCTCCGGCGGAGGCCACGGCGGCACCGGACGCGGCCGGGGCCCCGCTCCCCGGCGCCGCCCCGGCCGATCTGCTGGCGATGCTGCTCGGACAGGCCTCGTTCTGGCGCGGCCGGCACGAGGGCGCCCGCGCGCTCGACAGCCTGCGCCGCGCCCTGCAGATCGCCCCCGACGACGCCGACGCCCTCCTGATGACCGTCCGGGTCGCCGCCGAGGCGGGCGCGCGGCCCGAGGCCGAGGCGGCGCTCGCCCGCCTGCGCGCGGCCCATCCCGGCGATCCCCGCGTCGCCTCCGCCGAGGCGGCGCTGCGCGCCAAGCCGCCGGAGGCGGCCGCGCTGGCCGAGGCGCGAGGCGCCGCGGGGGCCGGCAAGCTCGCCGACGCGGTCGCGCGCTACCGCGCGGCCTTCGGCGGCGGCGAGCCGCCGCCTGGCTTGGCGATCGAATATTACGAGACGCTCGGCGGAACCTCGGGCGGCTTCGACGAGGCGCGGGACGGGCTGCGCCGCGCCGTCGCGGCCGAGCCGCGCGACCTCGCCGCGCAACTCGCCTACGCGCGCCTGCTGACCTACCGCGAGCTCAGCCGGACGGACGGCATCGCCCGCCTCGCCGCCCTGTCCCGCGACCCCGCGGTGGCGGCCGAGGCCGGCGGCGCGCTGCGCCAAGCCCTGTTCTGGCTGCCGGACGAGCCCGCGAGCGCGCCGCTCATCGCGCCCTACGCGGCGCTCCATCCCGAGGACGCCGAGGTGGCGGCCAAGCTCGAAGCGGCGCGCCACCCCGTCGTGACGCCGCTCGACGAGGCCGGGCACGCCCGCAACGCCGCCTTCGACGCGCTGAAGGGCCGGCGCCTCGCGGAAGCGGAGCGCGACTTCGGGAAAGCGCTGGCGATGAACGACAAGGATGCGGACGCCGCGGCCGGCCTCGGCCTCGTGCGGCTGCGCCAGGGGCGCGTCGCGGAAGGGCGAGCGCTGCTCAAGCGCGCCCTCGCGCTCGGCCCGAGCGAGGCGGAGGGCATCGCGGCGGCGCTGCGCGGCACCGAGGCGGGCACGGGCAAGGGGGGCGGGGACCCCGCCGCCGCCCGCGCCGTGCGGGCGCGCTACGCCGCAGTGGCGCGGCTGACGCGGGGCGGGCGCTATGCCGAGGCCGAGGCCCTGCTGAAGTCCCTGTCCGGCCCGCGCCCGAGCGCCGCCGCCCAGGGCCAGCTCGGCGACATTCAGGCCCGCGCCGGCGAGCTCAAGGCCGCGGAGGCGAGCTTCCGCCGCGCCCTCGCGGGCCAACCGAACGCCTCGGCGCTCCTCATCGGGCTCGCCGGCGTGCTGCTGCGGGCGGGGCGCGACGCGGAGGCGGAGGCGCTCTACGCCCGCGTCGGCGACGCCGCCGGACGCCGCGCCGTCGGGCGCGCCCGCGCCGAGCGCCTGCGCGAGGAGGCGCGCGGCGTCGCCGACCCGGTCGCCAAGGCCGGGCTCTACCGCTCCGCCGTCGCGGCCGACCCGGCGAACCCCTGGCTGCGGCTCGAGATGGCCCGCGCCCTCGCGGCCCAGGGCCGGGCCGAGGACGCCGGGCGCGTCATGGCGGGGATCGGCGACGGTTCCGACCCGGACGGCGTCGAGGCCGCCTTCTACTTCGCCAGCGACGCGGGCGACCTCGCGCGCGCCGCGGCGCTGGCGGCGCGGCTGCCGGCGGCGCGGCGCACGCCGGCGATCCTCGCCGTCGAGGCGCGCTTCGCCGCCCGGGGCGAGATCGCCCGCGCGACGCGGGGCCTCGGGCGGGCCGAGGCCCGCGCCGCCCTCCTGGCCCTCGCGGCCCGGCCCGACCCGACCGGGGAGCGCGTCGTCGCGGTCGCCGCGGCGCTGATGGACAGGGACGACAAACCCGGCGCGCGCGACGCCGTCGCCACCGCGCTGGCGGCCGCGCCGGGCGCAGGGGAGGCCGGCCGGCGCCTCGCCTACGCGGGCGCGCTGCTGGCGGCCGGCTACGGCGGCGACGCCGCGGCCCTGGTGGGGAGCCTCGACGCCGCGCGCCTGCCGCCGGGCGAGCGGGACGCGCTGGGCCGCCTGCGCGACGGCGTCGCGGCCGCCGAGGCCGACGCGCTCCTGGCCGACGGGCGGGACGCCGACGCCTACGACCGCCTCGCGCCGCGCCTCGCCCTCCGCCCGGACGCGCCCGCGCCGAACCTCGCGCTGGCGCGGCTCTACGGGCGGCGGGGCGACGTCGCCCGCGCGGCGGCGATCACGGCGGCGCTGCTCGACCGCGACCCGGCCGACCTCGACGTCCGCCGCGCCGACGTCGCGGCGCTGATCGACGCCGGCGACCTCGACGGCGCCGCCGCGGTGGCGGCCGAGGGGGTGCGCCGCGCGCCGCGCGATCCCCGCGCCTATCTGGCCTCGGCCGACGCCGCGGAGGCGCGGGACGAGGGCACCCGCGCCCTCGCCGACCTGCGGGAAGCCCGCGCGCTGCGGGCGGGGAGCGCGGCCGCGACGGACGGCGCGCGGGCCGCCGGGCCGGCCCCCCTCGCCTCCGCGGCCGCGCCGGGACCCAACCCGTTCCGGGAGGGGGGCGCCGGGGCTCCGCCGGCGACGCCCGGCGTGCTCGGCGAGGCCGGCGTCGACGGGCTGCCCTCCGGCGCCCTCGACCGCTCGATCGACCGCGACATCGCCAGCCTGCGCGACAGGGTGGCGCCCGCCGTGCAGACCGGCCTCGCCCTGCTCGGCCGCTCCGGCGAGGGCGGGCTGAGCCGGCTCGGCGTCGCCTCGGCGCCGGTCGAGGCCTCGGTCGCGCCGGGCGGCGTGGGCCTGCTGCGCGCCGCCGTCACCCCGACGGTGGCGGACGGCGGCACGGCCGGCGGCGGCGCCTCCGGCGCGCTGTCGCGCTTCGGCACGGCCCCGCTCGCCGGCGCGGCCGGGCCCGCCGCCGCCGGTGCCCAGCGCGCCGCCGGCACGGCGCTCGGCCTGTCCTACAGCTACCGCTTCCTGACCGCGGACGTCGGCGCGACGCCGCTCGGCTTTCGCGAGTCCAACGTCGTCGGCGGGCTGGAGCTGGCGCCGCAAATCGGCCGCGACCTGCGGCTGCGCTTCACGGGCGACCGGCGGGCGATCGTCAACAGCGTCCTGTCCTACGCGGGCGCGCGCGATCCCGGCACGGGCCTCACCTGGGGCGGGGTGGTGGCGAACCGCGGCGTGGCGCAGCTCGAATGGGCGCCCGGCCGCTGGTTCTTCTACGGCGGCGCCGGCGGGGGCGTCGTCACCGGCCACCACGTCGAGGACAATCCCTTCGTGCAGGCCCAGCTCGGCGGCTCCTACGGCGTGATCGCCGGCGAGGCGCGCGAGCTCCAGGTCGGGGTGAGCCTGCCCTTCTACGACTATGGCCGGAACGACAACCTGTTCACCTACGGCCACGGCGGATATTTCAGCCCGCAGCACTACGTGGCGGCGCAGATCCCCGTGACGTGGCGCGACCGGCCGACGGACCGGCTGAGCTACAAGGTCGAGGCGTCGCTCGGCCTGCAGAGCTTCGGGCAGAAGGGCGCGCCCGTCTTCCCCGACGACCCGCTGCTGCAGGCGCGGCTCGACCGCGTGGCGGCCGGCGACCCGTCGGTCGCCGCGAGGACGGCCGGAAGCCATGAGTTCGGCCCCGCGGGCGGGATCGCCGGAGAGGTCGCCTACCGGCTCGGCGACGCGCTGCGATTGAGCGCGCGCGCCGCCTTCCAGCGGGCCGGCGACTACACCGAGGGCAGCGCCCTGGTGTCCGCCCGCTACAGCTTCGACGAGGCCCGCTGA
- a CDS encoding MBOAT family O-acyltransferase, producing MVFASFPFLFLFLPLFLACYFATPAGRRNWTILIFSWAFYAWWRVDFLGLLVGVTGFTYAIGCLMGAAGPRTPRARRLMALGIAGDLGVLAWFKYANFGVATFNEVLGALGRPPAGWTEVVLPIGLSFYVLQSISYLVDVGRGDVPVCRSFLDYAAYKAIFSQLIAGPIVRYAEIKGDMHRRQHSLRAFGIGSRTFMVGFAMKVAVADTLSPLADAAFALPRPTLADAWLGAAGYTLQLYFDFAGYSLMAIGLSRMIGFHFPRNFDHPYLAASIQDFWQRWHITLSRFLRDYLYIPLGGNRRGSLRTYVNLMEVMAIGGLWHGASWTFVVWGLWHGALLGAHRWWARGRGRAAMPYPLANALTLLAVVLGWVIFRAPDVGGALAMYRGMVGLNGLPLSDALAWQATPDRLLFVPIAAALVYAPLLRDRLRRPAPAVAAGDRGPAGLALWTAAPPAGFALAVVLLYSRDAVPFLYFQF from the coding sequence ATGGTCTTCGCCTCCTTCCCGTTCCTGTTCCTGTTCCTGCCGCTGTTCCTGGCCTGCTACTTCGCGACGCCGGCGGGGCGGCGGAACTGGACGATATTGATCTTCTCCTGGGCGTTCTACGCCTGGTGGCGGGTCGACTTCCTCGGCCTCCTGGTCGGCGTCACGGGTTTCACCTACGCGATCGGCTGCCTGATGGGCGCGGCCGGGCCCCGGACCCCGCGGGCCCGCCGCCTCATGGCGCTCGGCATCGCGGGCGACCTCGGCGTGCTCGCCTGGTTCAAATACGCCAACTTCGGCGTCGCGACCTTCAACGAGGTGCTCGGCGCGCTCGGCCGCCCGCCCGCGGGCTGGACCGAGGTCGTGCTGCCGATCGGCCTGTCCTTCTACGTCCTGCAGTCGATCTCCTACCTGGTCGACGTCGGCCGGGGCGACGTGCCGGTGTGCCGGTCGTTCCTGGACTACGCGGCCTACAAGGCGATCTTCAGCCAGCTCATCGCCGGGCCGATCGTGCGCTACGCCGAGATCAAGGGCGACATGCACCGGCGGCAGCACTCGCTGCGCGCGTTCGGCATCGGCAGCCGCACCTTCATGGTGGGCTTCGCCATGAAGGTCGCCGTGGCCGACACGCTGAGCCCGCTCGCGGACGCCGCCTTCGCGCTCCCGCGCCCGACGCTGGCGGATGCGTGGCTCGGCGCGGCGGGCTACACGCTGCAGCTCTACTTCGACTTCGCCGGCTATTCGCTGATGGCGATCGGCCTGTCCCGCATGATCGGCTTCCACTTCCCCCGCAACTTCGACCACCCCTACCTCGCCGCCTCGATCCAGGACTTCTGGCAGCGCTGGCACATCACCCTGTCGCGGTTCCTGCGCGACTACCTCTACATCCCGCTCGGGGGGAACCGCCGCGGCAGCCTGCGCACCTACGTCAACCTGATGGAGGTGATGGCGATCGGCGGGCTGTGGCACGGCGCGAGCTGGACCTTCGTGGTCTGGGGCCTGTGGCACGGGGCGCTGCTCGGCGCCCACCGCTGGTGGGCGCGGGGGCGCGGCCGGGCCGCGATGCCCTATCCGCTCGCCAACGCCCTCACGCTCCTCGCCGTGGTGCTCGGCTGGGTGATCTTCCGCGCGCCCGACGTGGGCGGCGCGCTCGCGATGTACCGCGGCATGGTGGGGCTGAACGGGCTGCCGCTGTCCGACGCGCTCGCCTGGCAGGCCACGCCCGACCGCCTGCTGTTCGTGCCGATCGCCGCGGCCCTGGTCTACGCCCCGCTGCTGCGGGACCGCCTCCGCCGCCCCGCGCCCGCCGTCGCGGCCGGGGATCGCGGGCCGGCCGGGCTGGCCCTGTGGACCGCCGCGCCCCCGGCCGGCTTCGCCCTCGCCGTGGTGCTGCTCTACAGCCGCGACGCGGTGCCGTTCCTCTACTTCCAGTTCTGA
- a CDS encoding alginate O-acetyltransferase AlgX-related protein has product MSIVLQHSAPPAARRRDALASAERTLGLLMLAALAVGAWQGTAALSTPAAARRLSALLDGPALLDGRAAAAVDAVESRALPADGLLRAAGGVVRWRVFGSGGPQVAVGCGDWLFLTEELRPWPHADEAMRERADILARAAAALAARNTELVVALVPDKARVEAGSLCGAPRSAQADARYGAFTHLLLARRVHAVDLAAPMAAARRDGPLFFRTDTHWNGRGAALAVRLIAAAVTMPPGPAARYRTERAEAETDRPGDLLRLMGLDQVPDTTPALRPRPDRERVERTVAVEAPPPAGDLLDGAPNGDVVLLGSSFSLHSDFQGRLEEALGRPVDNVALAGGAFAGAAGRYFAGAAPDAPPRLVVWEIPERAVGLPLDSSDRALYAELFRQR; this is encoded by the coding sequence ATGAGCATCGTTCTCCAGCACAGCGCACCCCCGGCGGCCCGCCGCCGCGACGCCCTCGCGTCGGCCGAGCGGACGCTCGGGCTCCTCATGCTGGCGGCGCTGGCCGTCGGCGCCTGGCAGGGCACGGCCGCCCTGTCGACGCCGGCGGCCGCGCGGCGCCTGTCCGCCCTCCTCGACGGCCCCGCGCTGCTCGACGGCCGGGCCGCGGCGGCCGTCGACGCCGTGGAGTCCCGCGCCCTGCCGGCCGACGGGCTGCTGCGCGCGGCCGGCGGGGTGGTGCGCTGGCGCGTCTTCGGCTCGGGCGGCCCGCAGGTGGCGGTCGGCTGCGGCGACTGGCTCTTCCTCACCGAGGAGCTCAGGCCCTGGCCCCACGCCGACGAGGCCATGCGGGAGCGGGCCGACATCCTCGCCCGCGCCGCCGCGGCGCTCGCGGCCCGCAACACCGAGCTCGTGGTGGCGCTCGTGCCCGACAAGGCGCGGGTCGAGGCGGGATCGCTCTGCGGCGCGCCGCGCTCGGCGCAGGCGGACGCGCGCTACGGCGCCTTCACCCACCTGCTGCTGGCGCGCCGCGTCCACGCCGTCGACCTCGCGGCCCCCATGGCGGCGGCGCGGCGGGACGGGCCCCTGTTCTTCCGCACCGACACCCACTGGAACGGGCGCGGCGCCGCGCTCGCGGTGCGCCTCATCGCCGCCGCCGTGACGATGCCGCCCGGGCCCGCGGCCCGCTACCGCACGGAGCGGGCCGAGGCCGAGACCGACCGGCCGGGCGACCTCCTGCGCCTGATGGGGCTCGACCAGGTGCCCGACACGACACCCGCGCTCCGCCCCCGCCCGGACCGCGAGCGGGTCGAGCGCACGGTCGCGGTCGAGGCCCCGCCGCCCGCGGGCGACCTGCTCGACGGGGCGCCGAACGGCGACGTCGTGCTTCTCGGCAGCTCCTTCTCGCTCCACAGCGACTTCCAGGGGCGCCTCGAGGAGGCGCTCGGCCGTCCGGTCGACAACGTGGCGCTGGCCGGGGGCGCCTTCGCGGGCGCGGCAGGCCGCTACTTCGCGGGCGCCGCCCCCGACGCGCCGCCGCGGCTCGTCGTGTGGGAGATCCCCGAGCGCGCCGTCGGCCTGCCGCTCGACAGTTCGGACCGCGCGCTCTACGCCGAGCTGTTCAGACAAAGATAA
- a CDS encoding SGNH/GDSL hydrolase family protein, with protein MQNLLAGLAFLMIGDSHFATKNYLITTLQDGLVKAGARSEAFGACGMPAGAWVAPRPVPCGTAQRVGAGPVQEDRSPKAVSWSIDALIDRTKPDVVVIGIGDTMGGYNQREMPRPWIRENVEELTARVAAHHLPCVWIGPGWGTEGGPYFKTYARAKELSDFLATAVAPCSYVDSLALSKPGEWPTFDGQHYTAVGYQKWGAALTQAIAQTPAVQGLAHR; from the coding sequence ATGCAGAACCTCCTCGCCGGGCTGGCCTTCCTGATGATCGGCGACAGCCATTTCGCGACCAAGAACTACCTGATCACGACGCTGCAGGACGGCCTCGTGAAGGCCGGCGCCCGGAGCGAGGCCTTCGGCGCCTGCGGCATGCCGGCGGGGGCCTGGGTGGCGCCGCGCCCGGTGCCCTGCGGCACGGCCCAGCGCGTCGGCGCCGGCCCGGTCCAGGAGGACCGCTCCCCGAAAGCCGTGAGCTGGTCCATCGATGCCCTGATCGACCGCACCAAGCCCGACGTCGTGGTGATCGGCATCGGCGACACGATGGGCGGCTACAATCAGCGCGAGATGCCGCGGCCCTGGATCCGGGAGAACGTCGAGGAGCTGACGGCGCGCGTCGCGGCCCACCACCTGCCCTGCGTGTGGATCGGGCCGGGCTGGGGCACGGAGGGCGGCCCCTACTTCAAGACCTACGCCCGCGCGAAGGAGCTGTCGGACTTCCTGGCCACCGCGGTCGCGCCCTGCTCCTACGTCGACTCGCTCGCCCTGTCGAAGCCCGGCGAATGGCCGACCTTCGACGGCCAGCACTACACCGCCGTCGGCTACCAGAAGTGGGGCGCGGCGCTCACGCAGGCCATTGCCCAGACCCCCGCCGTGCAGGGCCTCGCCCACCGCTGA